DNA from Daucus carota subsp. sativus chromosome 1, DH1 v3.0, whole genome shotgun sequence:
ttttgatcgttaatatctttcatttcgtagtagcattaaatataaaaacttcaccgtattaaagtactcgtgaatacgaatctaacaagatcactcatgactatatttagttttatagattagatgtaaattagtaatttgtctcatgttatgaacagtaccgacattacaaataggaaaagaaaaaagatacggagggagtatataatttttGGGACTTTCAAATATTGGGGGCCTTAGGCCACCGCCTAAATGGCCTGTATGGTGCGCCGGCCCTGACTGGCCATTCCGAAAGTTAAATGGATTGGATCCTTTATTACATGTGTTATTATGAGCTTGACATGTAGCTAACTTGGGGTCACTTATAGTCTACGCCATATTCGTCCAAAATGTATCCATAGTAAAACCAAATTTGAaactcaaattttttatttaaattataagtgTTATATTATTTACACATGTTATGTATGATTACTATTCTATTAgaatttaaattatgtataaatatGGTTGATTTTAGAattatttactccctccgtccctctgagtagtatacattgggggacggggacacGACACGaattttaatgctcctgtaaagtgtagttgtttaatttatttttaaaattttttttctgaattaaagtttggacgttatatttttattcagaaaaagaaaatctcaaaaataaattgcggaactatattttataagagcattgaaatgcgtgtcgagcagttgaaaagaaacgtatacaattaaatgggacagaggaagtataagattttaatataaaattaaataattctcCATAGAAGGATTGTCCAGGTTAGCGATcaataactttattttatataattatataagcgTCGATAACTCTTTAACAGTTGATCACAAGGCATCACAGATGACTAGTCTGATGATGAGCTCTTAAAACTCCGTATCTCTACTGGAGTCATTTTTCATGGaaggatataattataaatccCAAAACACAAACAAAGAGACTCAAATTAATATTCGATAATAATCTTATATCAATCCTGGTAGTATATATACCAGTATAACACATATCTTTTTGCAAGTTGATGAccagaaataaaaatttacgAGACAAACAGACGATATACCTGAAAAAAGGCCCTGAATGACCGTTTTTCTGGATTTAATGCCCTGtttaacaaaatttgaaaaaatggCCCCAATTAACAAGTTAAGACGTTTAGCAATTAGCGTTTTGGATAGGGTGTAAACGCTACACGAAGTAGCGTTTACAAGTTTAttacttttttagttttaatacgcagcaaacaaataaaacaatataaaCAGGGAAAACGCTACACGATTAAGCGTCTTATCCCTACCTCAAGACGCCTCACGAAGTAGCGTCtttaagttttatatatatatgtatcggCTTTTCAAACTTACCGGTCACAGAAGTGAATTAAGTGAAGTGAAGTGAACTGCTGTGAAGTGAACTGCTGTGAAGTGAAGTACTGATACTGATATAAATACAATTCAAGCTGATATAATGGATGTTAATGTAAGTTTACATTCCTTTGAAGATTTGCAATTCGATTTATAGTctttatttgtattttcaagCTATGTGTTCTATGTGTTTGTTAAAATGTCTATGTGAATTTTATATATGAAGCAGTGGTTAGAAATAGTACtctaatattttaatgtattgaCTGCTTTATTCAGTACTAATACTGCTCTATTTTGAGCTTATAGAAGTTGTGCTCACAGGCCTTGGCAGTTTCTTGTTAAAAGTAAATCATGAAACTCGTGTGGTTTTGATAGTTGCGTGAATTTATGATCATAGCAGATAGTTGCGTGAAACTCGTGTGGTTTTGATAGTTGCGTGAATTTATGATCATAGCAGATAGTTGCGTGAAACTCGTGTGGTTTTGGTAGTTGCTATGATCATTGCAGAATTTAGTTGCATTTGACAAACTTAGTTGAAGTAGTTACACTCACGAAGCATGGCCTATCTTGTTGCTACCACATATGCAAGTCCTGATCTTACATAAGTATTAACACTTAAAAGACAGGCCTATCTTGTTGTTGGCATATATATTGACAAtattttgcattaaaatatgttttacacCGAATTACTTTAATAATCATAAGCAATCAAACACCAATTTAGGCATGTGATTATACAAATACCCATATTACATTTCTTAAGGCTGGATGATAGATAGAACAATGCGATAGCACAGATTGGTATAAGCAAAAGGGTACAAACTTAGTTGCATTTAGTTTCTTATTTGAATTTAGTTGATAGAGCTGATCTTAGTGATACAGTTCAAATTTAGTTGCAGCCTTATAGCATTCATATAAATACTTGTGTGAAGCTATGATCATTGCAGAATTTAGTTGCATTTGACAAACTTAGTTGATAGTTGCAGAATTTAGTTGCATTTGACAAACTTAGTTGCATTTAGTATCTTATTTGAATTTAGTTGATAGAGCTGATTTCAGTGATACAGTACAAATTTAGTTGCAGCCAAACACAACAAATAATCCTAGAAAACGATGAATTTGGCTAATTAAATAGTTAATTAAATAGTATTTGATTTAGTTGCTAATGAGCTTTCAGCTTTAGTTGTTATTTGGCTAATTAAATAGTTAATTAAATACCAAAGTTAGTATGATGTGTTGACTTTGTATATTCATTCATTTTCTTCACAGGCTATTATTAGAGACCAGGGGCCTCGTGATCCTACCCTTCTACACTTACAGGAGACTCATAGGTCTCGAGCTGTTTGGAGAGCTGGTGGTGCGCCTTTGCAGACGTTCAGGCGTCGTGACGCCAACCAGTCTGATATGAACATGGATGTTCGACTGATCCCCATTATACAGGCAGCTGGTGTTTATGGGTTGGCTCGGGTATCCAGTCTGCAGCTTGATTGGAGTTTGATTCGTGCTCTGGTAGAGAGATGGCGACCAGAGACACATTCATTCCACTTGCCTATTGGAGAGTGTACTATCACATTGCAGGATGTAGGTGTTTTGATCGGGTTACCTATTGATGGACATCCCGTGATGTGTCCTTCCTCCCCTCCACCTGGACAGACTTGGGCGTCCACCATTGGTCAGATTTTTGGACGGGTTCCTCCACATAACGTTTTCAACAACGCGAGGATACGGCTGACATGGTTTGAGGGTCTCACTCCACCAGTATTACGGGATGATGCAGGGGTTGAGGAGGTTAGGCTTCTTGCTAGGTGCTACTTGATCCAGTTGTTTGGGGGGTCCATGTTCACCGATAATTCAGGTGGAGCTATACACTCGATGTGGGTTCATTTCCTTCGTGACTTGGATGCCTTTGGAGGTTATGCATGGGGTCCAGCTGTTCTGGCCCGTCTTTATAGGGAGTTGGACAAAGGTTGCACAGCAGGTACTACGGGGGTAGCTGGATGCCTTACCTTACTCCAGCTGTGGGCATGGGAGAGGTTGCCCACTCTTGCCCCCGTTCGGACCACAGTTCCCTTAGTGGATGTTGCTTTCTGGCAGGATCAGCTCCAGGGACCACATGGAGTCAGGTACGTAGTAGCTTTCTTTTTACTAGTTTGTCTCTTTCAAGTTTTGACATGTCTTTTCAAATTGAGTAATGTGTTTTTTTTGAATTCCTATGATGTGTGTAGGTGGCTTGTTGGACATTCCTACCTGGAGTGTGATGGACGCACCGTGGGTACGGCTCGGATGGCATTGGATGGGCTTGCTCCAGGTCAGTTCATTTGGGAGCCTTATGTTGGCTTTATTGACACACTCCCAGACTACTGTTTAGCCGGCCGTCCACTCTGGCGCTATCGCGGCCCCATGGTATGTGTTTACATAGTCGAGCCGCATCAGCCGGACAGAGTCGCTAGACAGTTTGGCATGATCCAGCATATTCCGGATCAGCCGCACTACTCCGCGGAGCATCATGCTATGACGCTGAAGGGCCAGAAGGTATTGGATTATGCAGTGACACATCAGCCGAGTATGGCACTCTGGCATCATCGTCTGGAgcatatatttactgatgactTGATCGATGGTCATGATACAGTCCCGGAGTATATGGATTGGTACCTTCCTAGGACCGTGAGGTTCGTTAGTCACTTGGGTGCATTGCTCATCGGCCTGGTAAGTATCTTTTCACTATTATATTTGCACTTTCCGTGACCTCATTCCTGTCTTTTCCTTATAAGTAGTTGTGGTATTAGTTGTATTAGTTGTCATTCTTTATTTCATGAATTCTAGTACctgatatttgtatttgtattcttTCTATTTCAGGGAGTCTCGCTGCAGGCTCTAGCAGATGGTACTCGACATCTCCCAGATATGCACCAGATAGCCACTCAGAGTCTACAGGCTATCCGAGATCGGCATGCATACGTGTTTCATCAACTTCTAGTTGAGGAGCATGAGGCTGTACATGACGAGGACGAGGAGGATGCTAGAGATAGAGGAGGCCGAGCTGGTGGTGAGAGAGGCCGTGGTGGTGGGAGGAGAGGCCGTGGTGCTGGCAGGGGAGCCCGTGGTGCTGGCAGGGGAGGACGTGCTAGTGGCAGAGGTGGTCGTGCTCATGGCAGAGGAGGCCGAGGCGGTGGACGACTAGTTGATGAGCCGATTGATGATGCTGATCATGCTGATGAGCAGGATCATGTAGATACAGGCGAGGATGGTGGACCTGAGTCTTCGACTGCTGCTGCTGCCACAGCTGGCGAGTcttctgctgctgctgctgccacAGCTACTGCTACTCCCCCTGTTGATGCTGCTGCTGCCACAGCTACTACTACTGGTGCCGGTGACTGGTGGCCTAGTTTTTCTCTAGGCCTAAGTTTGCCTTCACAGCCAATACCTGAGCAGCAGACTTCTCAGATGCCAGATACCAGTACAGAGCATCCTCCTCCTGTTGTGCAGCGTCAGCACAGGATTCGGCCTTGGCATGGTACACCAGAGGTACCCCCTTTTGACTTGGGCAGCTCTTCACAGTCTACACAGTCTACACAGCCTAGTCAGCCTGGTACGCAGCCTAGTGTACCCCCTTTTGACTTCTTTTATGTTCGTCGGTCAAAGAAGGAGAGGAAGGCTCCTGATTGTGGTACTGGTTCACATAGGGGATGATGATATTTGTAGGTTTTTGATGACATTTCTAGTGATAGGATGCTGAACTTGTGATTTATGATAGCACGGAtcttgtaaatattttaatttaatgtcTTAAGTTTCCGTTTTAGTACAACGttattgttttaataattaaattggccgacggttagggtttaggattgagggtgtagggccggtaggccctactccctcgagcctaaaccctaattgagcgaggctgaagggcagaaggccctgaagccgagacgttggcggaataaataaatttacaaccgttaacatttagggtttaggtttgggttttagaaagattaattcatactgtatattaaattggccgacggttagggtttaggattgagggtgtagggccggtaggccctactccctcgagcctaaaccctaattgagcgaggctgaagggccgaaggccctgaagccgagacgtcggcggataaaccctaattaagcgaggctgaagggccgaaggccctgaagccgagacgtcggcggaataaataaatttacaattgTTAATTCAACAAATGTGTTTTGTAATTAAAACGAAATTTCATATGCcctttaaaatatgaaatgcaAAGACAAAtggtaaattataaaattaaaactgagaaaattacaaaattattcaaTATACATCAcaacaaatcatttttaattcaaacaaatgcattttaaaattaaaagaaatttaatatGCCCATTCAAAAATCAGTGTATTAAATaaaccaaaaaataaaatattactcaACTGAAAACGCTACTGAAAGTAGCGTTTTTAACCGAGTTATATACGTTAGACGCTTTGGCGTCTAGCGTTTTAGTTTAAACCAGCAAAACGCTTTTTCTAATAGCGTTTTCTGGTCATTATATAAAGTATAGACGCTAGTGCGTCTAGCGTTTTGGATTTTTCCCCCCAGTATACACACTGCCAGTATACACACTGCCAGTATACTCCCATTTCCCCCAAATTGCAAACACAGCTGGTTGTGCCCTGATTCACCCAAAATCTGCCCTAACTCATAATTAAAACATTCTATAGATACAATCATGGCTtccggttcgggttcgggttcgggttcgaaaGCTGGGAATACGGTTGTTGGATGGATATACAATGACGGTAATATTATCGAATCTCAATTAGAAggttttatttatgataaaccTGTTTCAAAGCATGTTAGGCTAGATTTGTCTATGAATTATGCTAATTTATGTGCTTTGTTACATTCCAAGTTGAAGATTGATAGTAGTAGTAGGTTGAGGATATTTTATAGGTCTAAAAATCCCGATAATTTGAAATTCGGGATTATACCTattgaggatgatgatgatgtagaATTAATGTTTGGTGTTGTGGTGTCAAAAGGGATGCCATTTTTTGTTGAACTTTATGTAGAGAAATTGTCCTGTGATGGAAATTTGGTAAGGAGTAGTTCGAGTGTGGGGGAGAAGAGTAGTGGGCGTGATTCGGGTGGTAGTCATTTTAGACATGACCAGGATGTGGGTGATAGCTATATGTCTGTTGATACTTCCCATTTAGAGAGGATGACCTCATTCGACGATGTCGAGGTTGAAAATAATGAGGTCCCGTTGGAGTTGAAGGAGGGAAGGTTATTTAGCACGAAAGAGGATTTGATGCATGTGGTGAAGCAATACCACATTCAGAATCACTTAGAGATTGGAGTGATACGATCAGATCCGAGTAGTTGGTATGTTGCTTGcaagtatagaaatgatggttgTATTTGGAAGTTGAAAGCTAGAAAGAGGACTTCACATGGTAAATTTCAAATCATGGAGAGTGTAGGACCACATAGTTGCTTGAGCACTACCATCACACGAGACCATCCAAACTTGACAGCCTCGGAGATTGCTGGAGTGATTAAATCTCAAATTGTTGCTGATCCGACAATTAAGGAGAAGGTGTTGTTATCCACTGCTAAAGATAAGTTTGGATATGAGCCGGGACGAAAGAAGATTAGGAATGCAAAGAAGATTGCAATGGAGGATATTCATGGCTCGTGGGAAGGATCATACGAGGACTTGCCATATTTGATGGAAGCTCTTCAGTCCTTCAATGTGGGCACGAAGGTGGATTGGTGCTTTAGGGAGGATGATGCAGAGCAACTAGAGGTATGTTCTATCACCGtttaatttaattcattttcattaaGTATTTGGACGCCGTTATTCATTTTCTAATGTAatgtttgttatttatttggaaCAGGAAGTGACATTTATGAGATTGTTCTGGGCTTTTAAGCCATGCATTGATGGCTTCGAGTATTGCAGACCCATCATACTGATAGAC
Protein-coding regions in this window:
- the LOC108217297 gene encoding serine/threonine-protein phosphatase 7 long form homolog; the encoded protein is MDVNAIIRDQGPRDPTLLHLQETHRSRAVWRAGGAPLQTFRRRDANQSDMNMDVRLIPIIQAAGVYGLARVSSLQLDWSLIRALVERWRPETHSFHLPIGECTITLQDVGVLIGLPIDGHPVMCPSSPPPGQTWASTIGQIFGRVPPHNVFNNARIRLTWFEGLTPPVLRDDAGVEEVRLLARCYLIQLFGGSMFTDNSGGAIHSMWVHFLRDLDAFGGYAWGPAVLARLYRELDKGCTAGTTGVAGCLTLLQLWAWERLPTLAPVRTTVPLVDVAFWQDQLQGPHGVRWLVGHSYLECDGRTVGTARMALDGLAPGQFIWEPYVGFIDTLPDYCLAGRPLWRYRGPMVCVYIVEPHQPDRVARQFGMIQHIPDQPHYSAEHHAMTLKGQKVLDYAVTHQPSMALWHHRLEHIFTDDLIDGHDTVPEYMDWYLPRTVRFVSHLGALLIGLGVSLQALADGTRHLPDMHQIATQSLQAIRDRHAYVFHQLLVEEHEAVHDEDEEDARDRGGRAGGERGRGGGRRGRGAGRGARGAGRGGRASGRGGRAHGRGGRGGGRLVDEPIDDADHADEQDHVDTGEDGGPESSTAAAATAGESSAAAAATATATPPVDAAAATATTTGAGDWWPSFSLGLSLPSQPIPEQQTSQMPDTSTEHPPPVVQRQHRIRPWHGTPEVPPFDLGSSSQSTQSTQPSQPGTQPSVPPFDFFYVRRSKKERKAPDCGTGSHRG
- the LOC108217307 gene encoding uncharacterized protein LOC108217307 → MASGSGSGSGSKAGNTVVGWIYNDGNIIESQLEGFIYDKPVSKHVRLDLSMNYANLCALLHSKLKIDSSSRLRIFYRSKNPDNLKFGIIPIEDDDDVELMFGVVVSKGMPFFVELYVEKLSCDGNLVRSSSSVGEKSSGRDSGGSHFRHDQDVGDSYMSVDTSHLERMTSFDDVEVENNEVPLELKEGRLFSTKEDLMHVVKQYHIQNHLEIGVIRSDPSSWYVACKYRNDGCIWKLKARKRTSHGKFQIMESVGPHSCLSTTITRDHPNLTASEIAGVIKSQIVADPTIKEKVLLSTAKDKFGYEPGRKKIRNAKKIAMEDIHGSWEGSYEDLPYLMEALQSFNVGTKVDWCFREDDAEQLEEVTFMRLFWAFKPCIDGFEYCRPIILIDGTHLYGPYPGVLLSATAVDGFSHILPLAFAIVESENNSSWDWFMDRLRSLVVGRRHGICIISDKHLGIMAAMQKEGWCEPLNHHRYCVRHFATNFATKFKKAGLKDRLVELAYQVQPKKFELLWGELLALEPRALAWFEDKPVRNWSLAHDYEHHRFGIMTTNHAESWNKAIVDARRLPLTSLVRVLFHKTVEYFDQRRLEIATQVSKGQIFTKYASHFLNRAVRRSTGHSVKIFDRGTWLFQVVTRKDGLKGGNTHTVRLMESSCTCGKLQTYRIPCSHVIACCSHVKMNFHAFIGDWYKLENQSKIYNGIFEPIPNKGDPRYPTELAFPRVVHDPDMEKKKGRRKATRYKNEMDFQSRGKHGGTSSRES